From the Calonectris borealis chromosome 4, bCalBor7.hap1.2, whole genome shotgun sequence genome, one window contains:
- the UBE2K gene encoding ubiquitin-conjugating enzyme E2 K isoform X4, which translates to MTLRTVLLSLQALLAAAEPDDPQDAVVANQYKQNPEMFKQTARLWAHVYAGAPVSSPEYTKKIENLCAMGFDRNAVIVALSSKSWDVETATELLLSN; encoded by the exons ATGACTCTAAGAACAGTGTTGTTATCGCTGCAAGCATTGTTGGCAGCTGCAGAACCAGATGATCCACAAGACGCAGTAGTGGCAAACCAG TACAAACAAAATCCAGAAATGTTTAAACAGACAGCTCGACTTTGGGCGCATGTGTATGCTGGAGCACCAGTTTCTAGTCCAGAATACaccaaaaaaatagaaaacctttGTGCTATGGGCTTTGATAGG AATGCAGTAATAGTGGCCTTGTCTTCAAAATCATGGGATGTAGAGACTGCAACAGAATTGCTCCTGAGTAACTGA